In one window of Hyla sarda isolate aHylSar1 chromosome 1, aHylSar1.hap1, whole genome shotgun sequence DNA:
- the LOC130306913 gene encoding protein spinster homolog 1-like, whose protein sequence is MASPQDPLLKEEEEAMEVHSDMDVEKGDIPERQNLPSLSVMSTARSIITVVILAFVNLLIYANRSNVAGVLPYIQKAYDTNASLSGLLNTLFIGSYVLVAPIAGYLGDHCNKKYTVCAGVIIWLSMTLTLSFIPDGYFLLFLLTSGLVGAGEATFCTLAPSIIADLFTSDQRTRMLNVFYSVIPVGCGLGYIIGPKVTDAARGDWHWAFRVTPGLGLIAVALMILVTKELPRTTTNGKKNNKSQKFAKWTTDLKKLFKNRSFMLTTMGSTAVSFIVGAIGVWGPSYLTHARTLLQEKDPCRAKSCDYHDILIFGVVTVVSGILGVVAGTEISKRYRKSNPRADPLVCGCAMMLSAPFLLLALTFGNISLVATNIFIFIGETLLSVNFTLISDIILKVVTPWRRSSALAVQMTIYHLLGDAGSPYLIGLISDTYERGYAKSPLLKYRSLEYALMTCTIMAVIGGAFFMATALYIERDEKEAEMESEPPSSSSSSLLPADEDRASD, encoded by the coding sequence atggcctctccacaagacccattgctgaaggaggaggaagaagcaatggaggtccatagtgatatggatgtagaaaagggcgatatccctgagaggcagaacctgccatctctaagcgtgatgtccaccgcacgttccatcatcaccgtagttatcctcgcctttgttaatttgctcatctatgcaaatcgctccaacgtggcgggggtgctgccttatatacagaaagcatatgacaccaatgctagtctgtccggcttattgaatacattgttcattggaagctacgtgctggtcgcaccaattgccggatatttgggcgaccactgtaataagaaatatactgtttgcgcaggagtcatcatttggctgagcatgacacttaccctgtcattcatccctgacgggtacttcctgctcttcctgctgacgagtggactggttggagccggagaggcgactttctgcaccctggccccctccatcattgcagacctttttacaagtgaccagcggacccgcatgttgaacgtgttttactccgtcatacctgtaggctgcggactaggatacatcatcgggcccaaagtgactgatgcagcaaggggtgattggcactgggcatttcgggtcacccctggcctgggcctcatagctgtggctttgatgattttggtcacaaaggagcttccaagaacgactacaaatgggaagaagaacaacaaatcccagaagtttgccaaatggacgacagatctgaaaaaactatttaaaaatcgaagcttcatgttaaccaccatgggatcgacggctgtatccttcatagtgggagccataggtgtatggggtccgtcatacctgacccacgcacgaacactcctacaagagaaggacccttgccgtgctaaatcgtgtgactatcacgacatcctaatatttggtgtggttacagtcgtttccggcattctgggagttgtagcagggacggagataagtaaaagatatcgcaaatccaacccacgggcggacccgcttgtgtgtggatgcgcgatgatgctctccgccccttttcttctgttggcattgacttttggcaacatcagcctcgttgccaccaacatcttcatcttcatcggagagacgcttctgtcagtaaatttcaccctcatatctgacattatactaaaagtagtaactccgtggaggagatcttcagccctggccgtgcagatgacaatctatcacctcctaggtgacgccggcagcccgtacctcatcggcctgatatctgacacctacgaacgaggatatgccaaatcccctcttctgaaataccgcagcctggagtatgccctcatgacctgcaccataatggcagtcatcggaggggccttcttcatggccacggccctatatatagagagggacgaaaaagaagcagagatggaatcagaacctccgtcatcctcctcctcctcactgcttcctgccgatgaggaccgcgcttcagactga